The Thermoplasma sp. Kam2015 genome includes a window with the following:
- a CDS encoding DNA polymerase sliding clamp — MIRLNLSVKNLKEITDLLSTIVSEAKFKVDDSGMSVTAVDPAHVAMIRLEVPKEAFVEFHIDGQEEIALDIDRLKSVIRLASSSENVGITKDGEKLKFELGTINKSISLLDPSTIVTPKIPNITSEYYAVVKKSDFERGLRAAEDISDSIRFTLSPDGFKAYSHSESEESEMILPKDMITDMSCNTTIKSSYPLEYLLKFIKAISSTDSLKLSFRDDYPLSVEFSLDQNPDAKIKGLFLLAPRMEQ, encoded by the coding sequence ATGATTAGATTGAATCTTTCCGTGAAGAATCTTAAGGAAATAACGGATTTACTGAGTACGATAGTATCTGAGGCGAAGTTCAAGGTTGATGATAGCGGTATGAGCGTTACCGCTGTCGATCCAGCCCACGTGGCAATGATAAGACTTGAAGTTCCAAAGGAGGCATTTGTGGAATTTCATATCGATGGGCAGGAGGAGATCGCTCTTGATATAGACAGACTGAAATCGGTTATAAGGCTGGCGAGCTCCTCCGAGAATGTGGGCATAACCAAGGATGGTGAGAAGCTTAAATTTGAGCTGGGAACCATAAATAAGAGCATATCGCTGCTCGATCCATCCACCATAGTTACTCCGAAGATACCTAACATAACATCCGAGTACTATGCTGTTGTCAAAAAGTCAGATTTTGAGAGGGGGCTTAGGGCCGCTGAGGATATATCAGACTCTATCAGATTCACGCTATCTCCGGACGGTTTCAAGGCATATTCACATTCCGAGTCGGAAGAATCAGAGATGATACTGCCCAAGGATATGATAACTGATATGTCATGCAATACCACGATAAAGAGCTCATATCCTCTGGAATATCTGCTCAAGTTCATAAAGGCAATATCCTCCACCGATTCCCTGAAGTTGAGCTTCAGAGATGATTATCCGCTGTCTGTAGAATTCAGTCTTGATCAGAATCCTGATGCAAAGATAAAGGGGCTTTTCCTGCTCGCCCCCAGGATGGAACAGTGA
- a CDS encoding DUF58 domain-containing protein has translation MIRKSGYLILSASVYNIFESILLGYKYYIIFSIILFFVFASDILIFNLTTARLVRNIEVDISAENEKARKFSPKEFTIAFLNKNNSPTSFHYYVYSSDTFKMAGDFEGFLSLKPFERVVKKFIVTPNTIGRYRLGPVSVYTEDGMRLAVERAEVSRMVDLKVAPALSEIMAARSERISNMLYYTGIHYNKKAGQGYDFLTLREYVPGDEIRYVAWSMLGKIRGDDIYVKQMEEERIMDVLFLIDYGNGMNQGHDGKRMFDSIMADVIKTSYKIRKNQDGVGYLIWSSEVNVYIPPERTAAPIENLQKVISDLRPSGSFSLATSIDFLRRKIKKTTMMFIISSFEYDEDPASVRDLIGSYKAMFFIVNPYEFVITGDENRTLRTTLFHKQNSIMQKKREIMRRFGFRTEVVGTRDAYRKLVSSYLYAKMTNMGE, from the coding sequence ATGATAAGAAAGTCTGGTTATCTCATTCTTAGTGCGTCCGTGTACAACATCTTCGAATCCATACTCCTTGGGTATAAGTATTACATAATCTTTTCAATCATACTCTTCTTCGTCTTCGCCTCAGATATACTCATCTTCAATCTCACCACTGCAAGGCTTGTGAGAAACATAGAGGTGGATATATCTGCGGAGAACGAGAAGGCAAGAAAATTCTCACCAAAGGAATTCACCATAGCCTTTCTCAATAAGAACAATTCGCCCACCTCGTTTCATTACTATGTCTATTCGTCTGATACGTTCAAGATGGCAGGAGATTTTGAGGGTTTCCTTTCCCTGAAGCCGTTCGAAAGGGTAGTCAAGAAGTTCATAGTTACGCCAAACACGATAGGACGTTACAGGCTGGGCCCGGTCTCTGTTTACACGGAGGACGGGATGCGTCTGGCTGTTGAAAGGGCTGAGGTTTCTAGAATGGTGGATCTGAAGGTGGCTCCCGCGCTCAGTGAAATAATGGCTGCCAGAAGCGAACGCATAAGCAATATGCTCTACTATACCGGCATACACTATAACAAGAAGGCAGGACAGGGTTACGATTTTCTCACGCTGAGAGAATACGTGCCGGGAGATGAGATCAGGTACGTTGCCTGGTCCATGCTGGGTAAAATTAGGGGCGATGACATCTATGTTAAGCAGATGGAGGAAGAACGCATAATGGATGTTCTCTTTCTGATTGACTATGGGAACGGCATGAACCAAGGTCATGATGGAAAGAGGATGTTCGACTCCATCATGGCTGATGTTATAAAGACATCATATAAGATAAGGAAGAATCAGGATGGTGTGGGTTATCTCATATGGTCCTCGGAGGTAAATGTGTACATTCCGCCAGAGAGAACCGCCGCACCCATAGAAAACCTGCAGAAAGTAATATCAGATCTCAGACCATCAGGATCATTTTCTCTTGCGACATCTATTGATTTTCTCAGAAGAAAGATCAAGAAAACAACGATGATGTTCATAATAAGCTCATTCGAGTATGACGAAGATCCTGCTTCAGTTAGGGATTTGATCGGTTCATACAAGGCCATGTTCTTCATAGTTAATCCATATGAATTCGTCATCACAGGTGATGAAAACAGGACACTGAGAACAACTCTCTTTCACAAGCAGAACAGTATAATGCAGAAGAAGAGAGAGATAATGAGACGCTTTGGGTTCAGAACAGAGGTTGTTGGAACAAGGGATGCATATCGCAAGCTCGTTTCCTCATACCTCTATGCAAAGATGACAAATATGGGTGAGTGA
- a CDS encoding MoxR family ATPase yields the protein MEAAEDLENLRNTVISIEESIGKRVIGSRRIVRFMFIALLTGNHMLMEGVPGLAKTMLANEFARHTKMKFRRIQFTPDMLPSDVTGTIMFNIESRKMEFKEGPIFANVVLADEINRTPPKVQSALLEAMEETQVTIGGETHPLPKPFFVIATQNPIEQEGTFPLAEALMDRFLFRYYLEYPSREEELNILNSIGKYEDPSLVLMPDEILEFRSQVDNVYISDEIKQYLVDLMRRTRENELVYLGASPRTTAKYMKAARANALISGRSYVIPEDITFMAFEILNHRLILKPEAIMDETDDPKLIVKRIIDRVISEVSVPK from the coding sequence ATGGAAGCGGCGGAAGATCTTGAAAATCTGAGAAATACGGTCATAAGTATCGAGGAAAGTATAGGGAAACGCGTGATAGGATCCAGACGAATAGTGCGTTTCATGTTCATAGCCTTACTGACAGGCAATCATATGCTCATGGAAGGGGTGCCTGGTCTAGCAAAGACCATGCTCGCCAACGAATTTGCAAGGCACACCAAGATGAAGTTCAGGAGGATCCAGTTCACACCGGATATGCTTCCATCAGACGTGACGGGCACAATAATGTTTAACATAGAATCAAGAAAAATGGAATTCAAGGAAGGCCCAATATTCGCCAATGTGGTGTTGGCTGATGAGATCAACAGGACGCCACCAAAGGTGCAGTCTGCTCTGTTGGAGGCGATGGAGGAGACACAGGTTACAATAGGTGGAGAGACGCACCCTCTACCGAAGCCATTTTTCGTGATAGCTACTCAGAACCCTATAGAGCAGGAAGGAACATTTCCACTTGCCGAGGCTCTTATGGATCGCTTTCTGTTCAGATATTATCTTGAATATCCAAGCAGAGAAGAGGAACTGAATATACTGAATTCCATAGGGAAATACGAAGATCCTTCGCTTGTGCTTATGCCGGACGAGATATTGGAATTCAGATCCCAGGTGGACAACGTTTACATATCGGATGAGATAAAACAGTATCTGGTGGATCTGATGAGGCGCACGCGCGAGAATGAACTTGTATACCTTGGCGCCAGCCCTAGAACCACTGCAAAGTACATGAAAGCAGCGAGGGCCAATGCGCTGATAAGCGGCAGAAGTTATGTGATACCTGAGGACATAACTTTCATGGCCTTTGAGATCCTCAATCATAGGCTTATACTGAAACCTGAAGCGATAATGGATGAGACAGATGATCCAAAGCTGATAGTCAAGCGAATAATTGATCGCGTGATCTCAGAGGTATCGGTTCCGAAATGA